TCCTCaactaagtggagtcacttgcgggagtggcttcacgcccttgattcgccccttgtggaacccgctacAAGAGGGTTGTGCACATTAAGGAgcatgggttgttgctcgttgcgatgagcgggacttaggtgggcaaggctgcggtcccccaccggcggcgTGAATTATCTGTTGCGCGCGacagtaatctggcaggactaccaGTTATGAGACATGATTGGAAATGAAGAATGATTGTGGAGTTATTGTTATTGCTATTATTGTATTTgcttattttgattatacagtgaactgaccccgttgttgttttgtaaaactgtggtgatccattcggggatggtgatcagattatgacaggtgatggttgtctttagctacggggacgagatgggatgtcatcacttcgagtctagcttccgctgttacgagtagATGTTTTGGTTGTCAGTTGTATTGAGATTTTATATACACTTTCATTTTGATATTTCTTCGAGACGATGTAATCgtttaaactttatactttaataaatgtttcggaatggttacttttgatatactaacctcgggtaaccgagatggtaacagcttcgCATGCTAGGATGGTCCtcggtaaggcaccttggtatgtgggggtgttacaatacatGCAACAAGACACAAAAAagtgtctcggagattcatcccaTTGGCTGTCATAAATAGCATCTATAGACCAACGAGACCCTTGAACCATCAAGAATGCGcaaagtgcacttacgccacTATGACGTAGAAGGAAAAAGCGGAATGCAGACCAAGATCTGCCTCAAGAGGAAAGAATAATCCTACACTATGGACAACAAACCCTAGGGATAAGAAACTCATAGCCTAGGCAAGCGAGTAAGCGTATAGCCAGTGAAATAGTAACTAACCTACACAGTCCCCTAACCAAAACCATCTCAAAAGTTCGGAGAGAGACGAACACAACACAAGCCGCATGTAATGTTACAATTGTCATTAATAACCCTAGTAATCTGACAAACTACCACCCCAAGAGCTAAGGGACAGGACACCCTCAGCCGAACAACCACCTCGATTAATAAGGGACAGGACACCCTTATCCAATATGAGGTAATTGTTAGAATAAACAGGGCAATATGCGTATAAATACCAGCCATCATTACGATGAAAAACAGAGACCATCACAACCAAACCTACCAACACCACCATCCAACCCAGACAATCCCAACCCAACCGAATCAACACCTATGTAAAATACCAACACCAAGAGATCCAAACTCAATGACCAAGAAGACGCCCGCACCCGAGTCCGCCACCACTCTCAGAAAGCAACCTAAACACAAGGCCCACCTAACACCAATAACGCGACCAACAGCACAGCCAATAAGTCCAACAACTCCGAAGAATGTGACGCGAGACAGACTCAACACAGACTACATACCATGACCAACACAGACCAACAAACCCGAACACAGACCCAGACCCAGGCATACCATCCAAAGAAACTGACCGATGAAGGGAGAGGGCGAGGGAAAAGGGAACACCGTGTCACCTCTAAGCACATgcctagggatggcagtgggtcggggagcCGACCTAGATCCgaagggtcggaccctaatgggttgGGTCTGGGTCTTAATTTTTTAGACCCGGTCGGGTACGGGTCAGGTATGGGTCTTAGATAAATATTccgggtccgggtatgggtctgATTTACGGGACCCGGACCCAACCCTAGACccatataattaaaaaaaaaaacttttcacCTAACAAAAGACAGTGGTTCCATACTTCCTCTCATTCCCAATTATTTCCTTTGATGGTTCTAAACTATAACCCTAAACTCACCTCCATTAATTCACCTCCAATTCTCCAAACCCACATCTAAAAAGTTTTCGGATCTATCAACAAGGATTTAGTTTTTGTCATACAGATACTCATCATCTCCTCTCACATTTTCTCTCGTTTTTCGGTGTTGTTACTTCATCTTCCTCAATTCTCAGATCCTCAAATTCCTCTTTTTGTATCGCTATATCTCTCCTTCCTTATTTGCCCATTTGTTCTTTTTTATCTTACTATTAGAGATATCAGAGTAGAGCAAGGAACAATAATTCATATTGAATCAATTGATGATGATAAATGAAAGAAGAAGTTGATTAATAAGAGAAGTATATGTAAAAGATCTGATCTTTATGAAGTTAATTATGTATTTTTTTACTTTGATCTTGAAATCTCACTATTTGTATTTGATttccaaagaaaaggagcccttGGTAGTATATTGTACGGGTACACGTTTCGAATTACAAAAAGGCATCGTCTACTATTGACCCACGGGTAGAGCCGTCCAGGACCCGGACCCATTGGGCATGGGTATGGATCTGATAATTTAAGACTCTATAGAGTCTGAGTCAGGTCCAGGTCCAAGGTATACGGAACGGGTCGGGTTTTACTGGACCTGAACCATACCCGACCCGTTGCCATCCCTAAGCACAACCATATAAGGGACTAAGACTCCAAAACCACACACAAGAGGGTGAGACTTACCGGAAAGGTGGGGAAAAGGGTGATGGGAAAGGGGAACACCAATCCGGCACCAACCTGAGACGCACGAGGCAGGGCCATTAGAATGAGTGTCTAGAAACGATCGGAGCACTGGAAAACTGAAAACGAATGAGAGGAGCAGACGAGAGAGTCCGACAGTCGAGCAGCACGAGACGAAACGGTGAAGCTGATAACACCATTTTACTCCTCATATTTCAATATTTAGGACCTCTTTTGTCGCCTCTTAGCTAGCTTATTATGTCACTTTAACTCGTTTTAGCCTAATCCGTTTCTTTGCCGCCATGCTTTGCATAAATGGTGTTTTCGAGCTATGTTACTTGCTTTTGTTTACCTTTTTGTAGGTACCTTGCTCGGGAACTCTAGCGGGACGGAATTGGATCGGACTTAGCATAAGGAAGGAATCAACAAGGAGCAATTGCAGCCGAGGGAGTAAACTTCACCCGACCGGGTACAACTTTACCCGGATATGGGTGACCAAATTTAGGTCCgaaccggaaaaatggaccggaccgGCCATTTGATCTGGACCAAACCCGAACCGAATTATTTTGGGTCGGTGCTCGGTCCTCAGTTTTTTAGggtttggtcttcggtccggtccggtccaagaccggttaatttaggtccTGACCGAATGGaccaaatttcatgtttttaatgacacaacattaaaatattatgaatcaaattaatattttatcttaaaaagacattataaattagtattgtcaatgattttcataaaaagagTCATATAATAATAATTGAAATGCATTTTATTTAGCGGAATTAAAACGTAATTATCGTATACGAAATTAGTGAAAAaactaattttaggtccatttcggtCCAAGACTAAACTGGATCAAATATTTCGGGCttggtccggtccaagaccgaaagttttaggtccAGTTTTCGGTCCACTAAATTTTTATTTTCGGTCTTCGTTCTGGTCCGGTttggtccggtcttggaccgattctCAGCCCTAGCCGGGTACGTCTCGCCCGTTTGGTGTTTTTGACGTTTTTAGGCCAGCTTTTGCGTTCACCCGACCGGGTATAATTTACTCCCTCGGTAGCAATTTCCGTCTTCTCTTATATTTTCTTCTATCTTTTGtacttgatatatatatatatatatatatatatatatatatatatatatatatatagtcgggatccggtgagaactactaaatatttgaggattgagtaacgaatgaaatatCACACCATAAACAAAACAATATCGCGAGGAAAATTGACAAACAAAACCCCATAAAACCTCAAAATCAGatcagtttctctctctaaaaaattaaccaaaatcagttcaaacatttcaaacaaaaaaatcaCAAATCCTCTCTAAAATCTCGCTAAAAATTcgcaaaaacctaaaaattcaaaGACGATTTCAAGTGCGTTTCAATATTCTACATTTATTCGTTCACTAGATTCAATAATCTCACTAGAATTCTCTCAAAAATCGTTGAGATACATTCGTTACTCGTTTTCTTTAATTTATGAGATTTTATTTCAACTTATGTATTATTAATTTGATTATACTTGTTGATTTTGTTCGAAATTATTGTATGTATATGTTGAATTAGATGAATTTAATAGGATTAAATAAAAATGTCGAAGAATTATTATTTGTATCATCcagaaatttaattaatttcaagcTTCATCACTCTCAAATTGTTAATCGAATCGTTTATTTACATCCTCATTTTTCCTATTTACCTTCAATTTTGCGATTTTTCGACACAATTTTCAATGCGAATCTTACAACAATGGCGACGAAGTATATTATCGTCGAAGCACTCCCCGGATCTTTTGTAATTGCTTATGTCTACGATAATCTAATGTCTGATCGGAAGATTTTCGGaggtaaaccctaattttatgCAATTGTTTTGACGATTAAATGGAAATGTATGTGGATGATCTGATATGAAATTGTGCATAGGAATGACGCCGTCGACGGTGTCGAATAAGGAATTGTGGCCTGAATCGGACAAGGCATGGCTGAGAACTGCGGGTCCAACTGTTGTTATGAATCCTATCAGTCGTTAGAACTTCATCAATAAATCTAGTGATGATTCTTGATTGTGCTTCTGTGTTTTCGTTGTTATTGACATCGTTATAGTTTATTTTCGTAAATGAAAGCTAATTGAGTTAGCTTTCATTTCCATTTTGAGTCACACAATATAAGCTTCTAGGTTATGAGATATACTCATTTCTTTGTTGACTGACCTGTAGAGAAATCGTTCTGCGCAGTCTACTTATAATGTCCATATTTACAATTATAGAGCAGCTATGCACATGTATCCAAGTTCCAGACTTAGATGACACTTCAAACTTTCCAATGACATAACAATCAGGATTTGAATGATTATAACTACTTATAAAGCCTTGAACTCAGTTTTGTAAACTGAAGGTTACTGTACAATGTTGCATTCCAATTGTTCAGAATGTTTGGGTTGTCTCAAGGCCATTTGTATTAGCATGTAGTTCAACGACCTTACCCTTTAGCTCCTACTGTAGTTGTTATCAGCATTAGAACCCGATAGAGTCTTATCACTGGACTTAAATTAACACAGGTTGAGGCGGATATGATATGTTCCATAAGGTATGATTATCCCTTACAACGGAATGGAGTGTGCCAGTAACGTTGTTACTTTCGAGCTTCTATGTATGACGTTGTTAATTTCGATTTCAGGCATGTCCATTAACTGTCTCTGCCTTGGTGCGCATCTTCTTGGCCAAGTCCCGCGAAGAAAGGACTGGTGTGGACTTGGATACACACTTCAGTCAGGTTACCAACTATCTTTTCTCTGATTATGCTGCAATGTATTTTGATTGGACGACATTTCATTAAAATGTTATGGCAACATGGCGTGTTGAGCAGAGAACTAGACGATCAATTTTGTATCAGGTAAGAACTCTGAAATCCACATACCTTTGTTATCTATTATATTCAGTGTTTGTAATCAGTTTTATTTTTGTGTCATTCTAATATAATTAGAACTTAGAAATGGCTGGTTATCCGATTGATCTAACCGTGAGGGCCTTACGGGTTCCCTTCTCTGCTTATTGTTTGCTTCTAACTGCAATGTGGAACTGAAGTGTTACTATTACAGGAATATGTGACGAGTATTGTAGAAAACGGAGTGCAACCTAATCATGCTTTTCTAGGCCAATTCGGAGTATGTTGGAGATACAGGATAACCCAAAGAGAATATGAACATATCTGATCCGGCAGGTTCCTCGTATTTGTCATTCACGGGAGGTATGTTTTATGCACTAAATAGGGGTGAAAATGTGACGGGCTATGCCGCCATTCAGTGTGCCATTTAACGTGCCACGCTCAGATTTTGTCAAAAATCACACCTTATACAAAATAATAGCACTATTTCACAAGTGCTTTAAATGACACTCCAATTTTGTGATACTATGAAACAATATCAGaaccattaaaataaaataacaaaagttcttagaaacaatatcacagttttgtTATTAATGTGTTAAACTTACTACTGACATtatgtttttgttctttgttttctttttttttttttgcagatttaTTCACTTGCGGATGTTGATTAAGAGCTTGTGTGCATGCTGAAAAAGTCTATTACATCATCAACTTAGCAATTTTGTCTTTTTTTACTTATTATACGCACATATACAAATTCTTTTATGCTTAGATGTAATTCTAAATGGCAACAATTTTGTATTCTTTCTCCATTTTTGGTTAACAATATCATAAAATTTTAGAATCAATAATATAGTGTTAACAAGATTTGCCTTTTGTATTTTACAATATCACACGTGATTGTAAACAATCTCACACTtcatttgaaacaatatcaccattCTTCAGAAATAATATCATCACATCACGCTTATTAATTATAGACAATACTc
This sequence is a window from Silene latifolia isolate original U9 population chromosome 8, ASM4854445v1, whole genome shotgun sequence. Protein-coding genes within it:
- the LOC141595818 gene encoding uncharacterized protein LOC141595818, which translates into the protein MATKYIIVEALPGSFVIAYVYDNLMSDRKIFGGMTPSTVSNKELWPESDKAWLRTAGPTVVMNPISR